In Panthera tigris isolate Pti1 chromosome C1, P.tigris_Pti1_mat1.1, whole genome shotgun sequence, the following proteins share a genomic window:
- the CNPPD1 gene encoding protein CNPPD1 encodes MDLAGLLLDEEGTFSLTGFQDFSFLPGHQKLSARIRRRLYYGWDWEADCSLEELSSPVADIAVELLQKAAPSPIRRLQKKYVAHVSREACISPCAMMLALVYIERLRHRNPDYLQHVSSSDLFLISMMVASKYLYDEGEEEEVFNDEWGAAGGVAVPTLNALERGFLNAMDWRLYTDPREIFEVLSWLESCVAEQQGRRRGWYTYTDLCVLLEQPAWQLALGSLCQRLAKLSCLLAMAYVSSVALAVASLAVIHQSLGLPCSPSPGPPDLGLASRCLLEPCIPSPVPQCLPCPVNVSSCLDGDTGLRSLWGSLLASLTPPPLPPPDPPAPPTLFHNCPLCQKLQRDSPSCHACHHSNHTVSTGSPSPGYHSRGLAPPWLWSPMPPLLPPPQQCSLFSVMELARLKSFIFPG; translated from the exons ATGGACTTGGCCGGGCTCCTGCTGGACGAAGAAGGCACCTTCTCCCTCACGGGCTTCCAGGACTTCTCG TTCCTCCCTGGACACCAGAAGCTCAGCGCCCGGATCCGAAGGAGACTCTACTATGGCTGGGACTGGGAAGCTGACTGCAGCTTGGAGGAACTCTCCAGCCCCGTGGCAG ACATTGCTGTGGAACTGCTCCAGAAGGCAGCCCCCAGCCCTATTCGCCGGCTCCAGAAGAAATACGTAGCTCATGTGTCCCG GGAGGCGTGCATCTCCCCGTGTGCTATGATGCTCGCTCTGGTGTACATTGAACGGCTCCGCCATCGAAACCCAGACTACCTACAGCACGTGTCGTCCTCTGACTTGTTCCTGATCTCCATG ATGGTGGCCAGTAAGTACCTCTATgatgaaggggaggaggaggaggtcttCAATGATGAATGGGGAGCTGCAGGGGGTGTGGCCGTGCCCACTCTCAATGCCCTGGAGAGGGGCTTCCTGAATGCCATG GATTGGCGTCTTTACACTGACCCTCGGGAGATCTTTGAGGTGCTGAGCTGGCTGGAGAGCTG CGTGGCTGAGCAGCAGGGACGGCGGCGGGGCTGGTACACCTACACAGACCTGTGTGTGCTGCTGGAGCAGCCGGCCTGGCAGTTGGCCCTGGGCTCCCTCTGCCAGCGGCTGGCAAAG CTGTCTTGCCTGTTAGCTATGGCATATGTGAGCAGTGTGGCCTTGGCTGTGGCGTCACTGGCTGTAATTCACCAGTCCTTGGGGCTGCCCTGCAGCCCCTCGCCCGGCCCCCCGGACCTTGGACTGGCCTCCAGGTGCCTCTTGGAACCCTGCATACCTTCTCCCGTGCCACAGTGCCTGCCATGTCCTGTTAACGTCTCCAGCTGCCTGGATGGTGACACAGGGCTGCGTTCACTCTGGGGCAGTCTTCTGGCTTCACTGACTCCTCCACCATTGCCTCCCCCagaccctcctgcccctcccactcttttCCATAACTGTCCCCTTTGCCAGAAGCTCCAGAGAGACTCCCCAAGCTGCCACGCCTGCCATCACTCCAACCATACTGTCTCCACTGGGTCTCCCAGCCCTGGGTACCACTCCCGTGGCCTGGCTCCACCCTGGCTCTGGAGTCCAATGccccccctgctccccccgccccagcagtGTTCCCTTTTCAGTGTCATGGAGCTAGCCCGTCTCAAGTCTTTCATTTTCCCGGGCTAG
- the RETREG2 gene encoding reticulophagy regulator 2 isoform X2 → MASGGGGGGNTGAGGGSGAGLSLGLGLGLSLGMGEATGEAEEEAATAEAVGRLATTLWLRLRGWEAVLAAAQRLLVWEKPLHSLVTAAALNGLFWLLSSSSLRPFFLLSVSLLAYFLLDLWQPRFFPDIAASSPEEPHSDSEGAGSGARPHLLSVPELCRYLAESWLTFQIHLQELLQYKRQNPAQFCARVCSGCAVLAVLGHYVPGIMISYIVLLSILLWPLVVYHELIQRMYTRLEPLLMQLDYSMKAEADALHHKHDKKKRQGKNAPPGGDEPLAETESESEAELAGFSPVDVKKTALALAITDSELSDEEASILESGGFSVSRATTPQLTDVSEDLDQQSLPSEPEEALSRELGEGEETEPVPPEDLLGPPQALSRQDLDSEEEEEDVVAKETLLRLSSPLHFVNTHFNGAGSPTHGGKLSPGGPAETLSPEAVSGDLPTPPNTLSPLLCLAESDPVPSPSVLPPPPQDLPQPLSVPEEEEALTTEDFELLDQGELEQLNAELGLGPETPSELPDAPPPPSLGPDTLSLVQSDQEAQAVAEP, encoded by the exons ATggcgagcggcggcggcggcggtggtaACACCGGCGCGGGTGGGGGCTCGGGGGCAGGCCTGAGCCTCGGCCTGGGCCTGGGTCTGAGCCTAGGCATGGGGGAGGCCACCGgcgaggcggaggaggaggcggccaCGGCCGAGGCGGTGGGACGCCTGGCCACGACGCTGTGGCTGCGGCTCCGCGGCTGGGAGGCAGTGCTGGCGGCAGCGCAGCGGCTGCTGGTGTGGGAGAAACCGCTGCACAGCCTGGTCACGGCGGCCGCACTCAACGGCCTCTTCTG GTTGCTCTCTTCGTCGTCCCTCCGGCCCTTCTTCCTACTCAGCGTCTCACTTTTGGCCTATTTTCTGCTGGATCTCTGGCAGCCTCGCTTCTTCCCTGACATCGCAG CATCATCCCCAGAGGAGCCCCACTCTGACAG TGAGGGTGCGGGGTCAGGCGCCCGGCCGCACCTGCTGAGTGTGCCCGAGTTGTGCAGATACCTGGCTGAGAGCTGGCTCACCTTCCAGATTCATCTGCAGGAGCTGCTGCAGTACAAGAGGCAGAATCCAGCTCAG TTCTGTGCTCGAGTTTGTTCTGGCTGTGCTGTACTGGCTGTGCTGGGACACTACGTTCCGGGGATTATGATTTCTTACATTGTCT TGCTGAGCATCCTGTTGTGGCCCCTGGTGGTTTATCATGAACTGATCCAGAGGATGTATACTCGCCTCGAGCCCCTGCTCATGCAGCTGGACTACAGCATGAAGGCAGAAGCTGATGCCTTGCATCACAAACACGACAAGAAGA AGCGGCAGGGGAAGAATGCACCCCCTGGAGGTGATGAGCCACTGGcggagacagagagtgaaagcGAAGCAGAACTGGCTGGCTTCTCCCCG GTGGATGTGAAGAAAACCGCATTGGCCTTGGCCATAacagactcagagctgtcagaCGAGGAGGCTTCTATCTTGGAGAGTGGTGGCTTCTCTGTATCCCGGGCCACAACTCCACAGCTAACTGATGTCTCAGAGG ATTTGGACCAGCAGAGCCTGCCAAGTGAGCCAGAGGAAGCCCTGAgccgggagctgggggagggagaggagacggAGCCAGTCCCTCCTGAAGACCTGCTGGGCCCTCCTCAGGCCCTCTCAAGGCAAGACCTGGACtcggaagaagaggaggaagatgtgGTAGCCAAGGAAACCTTGCTTCGGCTCTCGTCCCCTCTTCATTTTGTGAACACGCACTTCAACGGGGCAGGCTCTCCCACACATGGAGGGAAGCTCTCCCCTGGAGGACCAGCGGAGACACTGAGCCCGGAGGCAGTGAGTGGTGACCTCCCCACTCCACCGAACACCCTGTCACCCCTACTTTGCCTGGCCGAAAGTGACCCGGTCCCCTCCCCCTCAgtgctcccacctcctccccaggacTTGCCCCAGCCCCTGTCTGTCCCTGAGGAAGAAGAGGCACTTACCACTGAGGACTTCGAATTGCTGGATCAGGGGGAGCTGGAGCAGCTGAATGCTGAGCTGGGGTTGGGGCCAGAGACACCCTCAGAGCTCCCTGATGCTCCACCCCCTCCATCCCTAGGGCCCGACACCCTCTCTCTGGTACAGTCAGACCAAGAGGCTCAGGCCGTGGCAGAGCCATGA
- the RETREG2 gene encoding reticulophagy regulator 2 isoform X1, which translates to MASGGGGGGNTGAGGGSGAGLSLGLGLGLSLGMGEATGEAEEEAATAEAVGRLATTLWLRLRGWEAVLAAAQRLLVWEKPLHSLVTAAALNGLFWLLSSSSLRPFFLLSVSLLAYFLLDLWQPRFFPDIAASSPEEPHSDSEGAGSGARPHLLSVPELCRYLAESWLTFQIHLQELLQYKRQNPAQFCARVCSGCAVLAVLGHYVPGIMISYIVLLSILLWPLVVYHELIQRMYTRLEPLLMQLDYSMKAEADALHHKHDKKKRQGKNAPPGGDEPLAETESESEAELAGFSPVVDVKKTALALAITDSELSDEEASILESGGFSVSRATTPQLTDVSEDLDQQSLPSEPEEALSRELGEGEETEPVPPEDLLGPPQALSRQDLDSEEEEEDVVAKETLLRLSSPLHFVNTHFNGAGSPTHGGKLSPGGPAETLSPEAVSGDLPTPPNTLSPLLCLAESDPVPSPSVLPPPPQDLPQPLSVPEEEEALTTEDFELLDQGELEQLNAELGLGPETPSELPDAPPPPSLGPDTLSLVQSDQEAQAVAEP; encoded by the exons ATggcgagcggcggcggcggcggtggtaACACCGGCGCGGGTGGGGGCTCGGGGGCAGGCCTGAGCCTCGGCCTGGGCCTGGGTCTGAGCCTAGGCATGGGGGAGGCCACCGgcgaggcggaggaggaggcggccaCGGCCGAGGCGGTGGGACGCCTGGCCACGACGCTGTGGCTGCGGCTCCGCGGCTGGGAGGCAGTGCTGGCGGCAGCGCAGCGGCTGCTGGTGTGGGAGAAACCGCTGCACAGCCTGGTCACGGCGGCCGCACTCAACGGCCTCTTCTG GTTGCTCTCTTCGTCGTCCCTCCGGCCCTTCTTCCTACTCAGCGTCTCACTTTTGGCCTATTTTCTGCTGGATCTCTGGCAGCCTCGCTTCTTCCCTGACATCGCAG CATCATCCCCAGAGGAGCCCCACTCTGACAG TGAGGGTGCGGGGTCAGGCGCCCGGCCGCACCTGCTGAGTGTGCCCGAGTTGTGCAGATACCTGGCTGAGAGCTGGCTCACCTTCCAGATTCATCTGCAGGAGCTGCTGCAGTACAAGAGGCAGAATCCAGCTCAG TTCTGTGCTCGAGTTTGTTCTGGCTGTGCTGTACTGGCTGTGCTGGGACACTACGTTCCGGGGATTATGATTTCTTACATTGTCT TGCTGAGCATCCTGTTGTGGCCCCTGGTGGTTTATCATGAACTGATCCAGAGGATGTATACTCGCCTCGAGCCCCTGCTCATGCAGCTGGACTACAGCATGAAGGCAGAAGCTGATGCCTTGCATCACAAACACGACAAGAAGA AGCGGCAGGGGAAGAATGCACCCCCTGGAGGTGATGAGCCACTGGcggagacagagagtgaaagcGAAGCAGAACTGGCTGGCTTCTCCCCGGTG GTGGATGTGAAGAAAACCGCATTGGCCTTGGCCATAacagactcagagctgtcagaCGAGGAGGCTTCTATCTTGGAGAGTGGTGGCTTCTCTGTATCCCGGGCCACAACTCCACAGCTAACTGATGTCTCAGAGG ATTTGGACCAGCAGAGCCTGCCAAGTGAGCCAGAGGAAGCCCTGAgccgggagctgggggagggagaggagacggAGCCAGTCCCTCCTGAAGACCTGCTGGGCCCTCCTCAGGCCCTCTCAAGGCAAGACCTGGACtcggaagaagaggaggaagatgtgGTAGCCAAGGAAACCTTGCTTCGGCTCTCGTCCCCTCTTCATTTTGTGAACACGCACTTCAACGGGGCAGGCTCTCCCACACATGGAGGGAAGCTCTCCCCTGGAGGACCAGCGGAGACACTGAGCCCGGAGGCAGTGAGTGGTGACCTCCCCACTCCACCGAACACCCTGTCACCCCTACTTTGCCTGGCCGAAAGTGACCCGGTCCCCTCCCCCTCAgtgctcccacctcctccccaggacTTGCCCCAGCCCCTGTCTGTCCCTGAGGAAGAAGAGGCACTTACCACTGAGGACTTCGAATTGCTGGATCAGGGGGAGCTGGAGCAGCTGAATGCTGAGCTGGGGTTGGGGCCAGAGACACCCTCAGAGCTCCCTGATGCTCCACCCCCTCCATCCCTAGGGCCCGACACCCTCTCTCTGGTACAGTCAGACCAAGAGGCTCAGGCCGTGGCAGAGCCATGA